Proteins from a single region of Gambusia affinis linkage group LG12, SWU_Gaff_1.0, whole genome shotgun sequence:
- the LOC122840591 gene encoding early endosome antigen 1-like produces MSTVTPHALNEDVVRQLSKDELAFVVLDWLQRMKDIGAMLRREDELEKQLTEAQEEIKHLKQDVVSLTEERDSALFQKKMLEKRTIPQLNRELENQRNHKNQFRSEIQKYHLKVMELYTTFKSLERQSKQKVESILIQTDAVESRSTADQNTIEKRDDKVKRLEFELSQRDDDICIFKKEASDHKERCRRLEGKIEDLQKQLEKGEEEMKNILKKLPKPRKEELIAKSRQEFKATLQLYEPIITEEKLRRQGLMNHLQKKESEIKGLLKKQAESNSELSALQRKVAAMNVNEKRCFDRPESEWRKLQGEIQSLNGQVGALIESRDLDRERIKKLNEQIEKWKTKYYTEKKKEDDLQKKCKDWQKECEDLKKSKQSKEAQVKNDIDVETPKTEGKVEMKTDRQVKFLPPIDRKTVRLQTLPLGEGKLVPNFKEDKLPTTEKVVLCREIRPSNLSGGSEEEEHVFPVFLGEKCF; encoded by the exons ATGTCGACAGTAACACCTCATGCATTAAACGAAGACGTAGTTAGACAATTGTCTAAAGATGAATTGGCCTTTGTAGTTCTGGACTGGCTACAAAGAATGAAAGACATTGGTGCAATGTTGAGAAGGGAGGATGAATTGGAGAAACAATTGACGGAAGCTCAGGAAGAAATCAAGCATCTGAAACAGGATGTTGTTTCTCTGACTGAAGAGCGAGACTCGGCTctctttcaaaagaaaatgttggaaaaacggACAATCCCACAGTTAAACAGAGAGCTTGAGAATCAGAGAAACCACAAGAATCAGTTCAGGTCTGAGATTCAAAAGTACCACCTGAAAGTCATGGAGCTTTACACCACTTTCAAAAGCTTGGAGAGGCAGTCAAAACAGAAGGTTGAGAGTATTTTGATACAAACAGACGCAGTGGAGTCTCGCAGCACGGCAGACCAAAACACAATCGAGAAGCGTGACGACAAAGTCAAGAGACTCGAGTTTGAGCTCTCCCAAAGAGATGATGATATCTGTATTTTCAAGAAGGAGGCTTCAGACCACAAAGAACGGTGCAGACGTCTGGAAGGAAAAATAGAAGATCTACAAAAACAGCTGGAAAAGGGAGAAGAGgagatgaaaaatattctaaagaaacTCCCAAAACCTCGAAAAGAGGAACTAATTGCTAAAAGTAGGCAAGAGTTCAAAGCAACTCTACAATTATATGAGCCTATaataactgaagaaaaattGAGACGGCAGGGATTAATGAACCATCTACAGAAAAAAGAATCTGAAATAAAAGGACTCTTGAAGAAACAGGCTGAGAGCAACTCAGAGCTCTCAGCCTTACAGCGAAAGGTAGCAGCGATGAACGTAAATGAGAAGAGATGTTTTGACCGGCCAGAATCAGAGTGGAGAAAACTTCAGGGGGAAATTCAGAGCTTGAACGGTCAAGTGGGGGCACTGATTGAAAGCAGGGATCTGGACCGAGAGCGCATAAAAAAACTCAATGAACAAATTGAGAAGTGGAAAACCAAATACtacacagagaagaagaaagaggacGATTTGCAGAAGAAATGCAAAGATTGGCAGAAAGAATGCGAGGATTTGAAGAAATCCAAACAGAGCAAAGAGGCACAGGTCAAAAATGACATTGATGTGGAAACACCTAAAACTGAAGGCAAAGTTGAGATGAAAACTGATAGACAGGTCAAATTTTTACCACCTATTGACCGAAAGACAGTTCGACTTCAAACTTTGCCTCTCGGTGAAGGAAAGTTGGTGCCAAATTTTAAAGAGGATAAGCTCCCAACGACAGAAAAG GTGGTGCTGTGCCGTGAGATTCGGCCCTCAAATCTCTCCGGAGGTTCCGAAGAAGAAGAGCACGTGTTTCCGGTTTTCCTCGGAGAGAAGTGTTTTTGa
- the imp3 gene encoding U3 small nucleolar ribonucleoprotein protein IMP3 — translation MVRKLKYHEQKLLKKVDFINWEVDNNLHEVKVLRKYHIEKREDYTKYNKLSRNIRELAQKIRDLDEKDGFRAQSTHRFLEKLYSIGLIPTRQNLSLTEKVTASSFCRRRLPSIMLNLRMAQNLKTAITFIQQGHVRVGPDIVTDPAFLVTRNMEDFVTWVDLSKIKQHVLNYNDERDDFDLMA, via the exons atggtgcGTAAATTAAAATATCACGAGCAGAAGCTGTTGAAGAAGGTAGACTTCATCAACTGGGAGGTGGACAACAACCTGCACGAGGTGAAGGTGTTACGGAAGTATCACATCGAGAAGCGCGAGGACTATACAAA gTACAACAAGCTGAGTCGGAACATCAGAGAACTGGCGCAGAAGATCAGAGACCTGGATGAGAAGGATGGCTTCAGAGCTCAGAGCACACACCGCTTCCTGGAAAAGCT GTACAGCATCGGCCTGATCCCCACCAGACAGAACCTGTCGCTGACAGAGAAGGTCACGGCCTCGTCCTTCTGCAG GAGGCGTCTGCCCAGCATCATGCTGAACCTCCGCATGGCTCAGAACCTGAAGACGGCCATTACGTTCATCCAGCAAGGAC ATGTTCGTGTCGGCCCGGACATCGTCACAGATCCAGCTTTTCTCGTCACGAG aaatatggAAGATTTTGTAACCTGGGTGGACTTGTCGAAGATCAAGCAGCACGTCCTGAATTATAATGATGAG AGGGACGACTTTGATCTGATGGCATGA